A single Methanospirillum lacunae DNA region contains:
- a CDS encoding methyl-accepting chemotaxis protein, giving the protein MFTNNNTIIGSQDCSSLQRIIDSIPVATLIVDPDGTFIDCNKATLQIFGAASRNDVIGKPPAILSPLKQRNGKDSSTESIRYIEKAHEHGSCMFYYDHQTLSGVIFTAKVTLSEIEYEGKQCLICTIADMTGQVRIEENETLISLNPHAIISLNPDLTITDVNKAFSHISGYKSLDWIGRELKDFNIIQRDGPTVQDAIQKKKLVTGKIVVEFPNGIKNMNYSYLPVFDQDGEVIKIYDILADFTELVEKINESNSLIDENPASIFSMDTSGKILNVNKAFQNISKISEEKLLTMNIYEFNILNREGLTLKEIISSKKSSKGRLVVDFGWAVKTLDFTYIPVLDVNNAVITVVAMYLDVSDQVAYVEEIETFIYENPHAIITVTPDLKITNVNPAFSRIMGYTYEESIRMKLNDLKVLERDGGTISEGLQTKKPVFGKVIADTPVGIRHLQYVYIPIVDKKGEVVKFLEIFSDLTEQRNLIAYYESILDAVPLPIHVTDMDMNWTYMNKPFETILHNNRVIQDRKSAYGKPCSIANANICKTSECGIHQLRTTGKNETFFDWMGASNKQTTAPVVNASGETVGYVETVQDLTEQIRMIEFLQKEVARLSENIVRLSEGNFDLNMKMTESDKYSEKAKGMFEEINSSISTLINALQNLIHDTDNLANDATNGNLKTRANIERHHGEFRKIVEGLNRTLESIILPINESLNVCENYASYDFTVRFSSSLDVKGDWIQFKNALNKIGESICDVISLINKNLNDLTNNAEEAHISVAEVVTGAQQIAVNTGKVSQNADQGGDGMIQVLKAMEDLNVTVSAVSQKAESVSVASDQANSLAKDGINLAHQSEKAMEDITHSAREVDTIVTGINTQMDEIGKIVRLISDIANQTNLLALNAAIEAARAGEAGRGFAVVAAEVKSLAQDSRRSAENIEDMIAALQTKAKLATQAMGKSNQAVQDGSVALEQTLNAFNKIADTIENINRNTVEVASASEEQAASVEEVTASIQEVSNLIQNTSHEAGDAAAATEEASASIDEVGRIINGVVGIVENISEEMTKFKVE; this is encoded by the coding sequence ATGTTTACTAATAATAACACTATTATCGGATCTCAGGACTGTTCCTCGCTTCAGAGAATTATAGATTCGATTCCTGTTGCAACACTCATAGTTGATCCAGATGGAACGTTTATTGATTGCAATAAGGCAACGCTTCAGATATTTGGTGCTGCAAGCAGGAATGATGTAATCGGAAAACCTCCGGCCATTCTTTCTCCGCTAAAACAAAGAAATGGTAAAGATTCTTCTACTGAAAGTATTCGATATATCGAAAAAGCTCATGAACATGGCTCATGTATGTTTTATTATGATCATCAAACTTTGAGTGGAGTTATATTTACTGCAAAAGTTACACTTTCAGAGATTGAGTACGAAGGTAAACAATGTCTCATATGTACGATAGCAGATATGACCGGTCAGGTAAGGATCGAAGAAAATGAAACTCTCATTTCTCTAAACCCACATGCTATCATCTCTCTGAACCCGGATTTGACTATTACTGATGTTAATAAAGCATTTTCTCATATATCCGGATACAAATCGTTAGATTGGATCGGACGGGAATTAAAGGATTTTAATATAATTCAACGTGATGGACCGACGGTCCAGGATGCCATCCAAAAGAAAAAGTTAGTAACCGGCAAAATCGTAGTGGAATTTCCAAATGGCATAAAGAACATGAATTACTCCTATCTTCCAGTCTTCGATCAAGATGGAGAAGTAATCAAAATTTACGATATTCTTGCAGATTTCACCGAACTAGTTGAAAAAATAAACGAATCTAATTCTTTAATTGATGAGAATCCTGCATCCATTTTTTCAATGGACACATCCGGAAAAATTCTAAACGTGAATAAGGCTTTTCAGAATATATCCAAAATATCTGAAGAAAAATTACTCACAATGAACATTTATGAGTTCAATATTCTGAATCGTGAAGGTCTGACATTAAAGGAAATTATTTCTTCAAAAAAGTCTTCCAAAGGAAGATTGGTAGTAGATTTCGGATGGGCTGTTAAAACCCTGGACTTTACATACATCCCGGTATTAGACGTTAATAATGCTGTAATTACCGTTGTTGCAATGTATCTTGATGTATCTGATCAGGTTGCATATGTTGAGGAGATTGAAACCTTTATTTATGAAAATCCTCATGCAATCATAACCGTTACTCCTGATTTAAAAATTACAAATGTCAATCCTGCTTTCTCCAGAATTATGGGATATACGTATGAAGAAAGTATCCGGATGAAACTCAACGATCTTAAAGTTCTTGAGCGGGATGGAGGAACAATTAGTGAGGGTTTACAGACAAAAAAACCCGTATTTGGAAAAGTAATTGCTGATACTCCTGTAGGAATCAGGCATCTTCAATATGTCTATATCCCGATAGTGGACAAAAAAGGGGAAGTTGTCAAGTTCCTTGAAATTTTCTCTGACCTTACCGAGCAGAGAAACCTCATTGCATATTATGAATCTATTCTTGATGCTGTGCCACTTCCAATTCACGTCACTGATATGGATATGAACTGGACGTATATGAATAAACCGTTTGAAACGATTCTTCACAATAACCGGGTCATTCAGGATAGAAAATCTGCTTATGGAAAACCCTGCTCAATTGCTAATGCCAACATATGTAAAACTAGTGAATGCGGAATTCATCAGCTCAGAACAACTGGAAAGAATGAGACATTCTTTGATTGGATGGGCGCTTCTAACAAGCAGACTACGGCTCCGGTTGTAAATGCCAGTGGAGAAACAGTCGGCTATGTTGAGACTGTTCAGGATCTTACTGAACAGATCAGGATGATAGAATTCTTACAAAAAGAGGTGGCTCGTCTTTCAGAAAATATTGTGAGATTAAGTGAAGGAAACTTTGATCTGAATATGAAAATGACTGAGTCTGATAAGTATTCAGAGAAAGCAAAAGGGATGTTTGAAGAGATCAATTCAAGTATTTCTACCCTCATCAATGCTCTTCAGAATCTCATTCATGACACAGATAATCTTGCAAATGATGCTACTAATGGAAACCTGAAGACTCGGGCAAATATTGAGCGGCATCATGGAGAGTTCAGGAAGATCGTCGAAGGATTAAACAGAACTCTTGAGAGTATAATTCTGCCTATCAATGAATCCCTTAATGTGTGTGAAAATTATGCATCCTATGATTTCACTGTCAGGTTCTCTTCTTCCCTTGATGTCAAAGGAGACTGGATTCAGTTTAAAAATGCTCTAAATAAAATTGGAGAGAGCATATGTGATGTAATCAGTCTTATTAATAAAAATCTCAATGACCTGACTAACAACGCTGAAGAAGCACACATAAGTGTAGCAGAAGTAGTGACCGGAGCTCAGCAAATCGCCGTAAATACCGGAAAGGTTAGTCAGAATGCTGATCAGGGTGGAGATGGAATGATACAGGTTCTCAAGGCGATGGAAGACCTGAATGTGACGGTGAGTGCTGTGTCACAAAAAGCCGAATCAGTATCCGTTGCATCTGATCAGGCAAACAGTTTGGCAAAAGACGGGATAAATCTTGCACATCAGTCAGAAAAGGCGATGGAAGATATCACTCATTCAGCCCGGGAAGTTGATACTATTGTTACTGGGATTAATACCCAAATGGATGAGATTGGAAAGATTGTCAGGTTAATATCGGATATTGCAAACCAGACTAATCTGTTAGCCCTCAATGCAGCAATAGAGGCAGCCCGGGCTGGTGAAGCAGGCAGAGGGTTTGCTGTGGTTGCTGCTGAAGTGAAATCACTTGCCCAGGATTCACGAAGATCTGCAGAAAATATTGAGGATATGATTGCGGCTCTTCAGACCAAAGCAAAACTGGCAACACAAGCCATGGGTAAATCAAACCAGGCTGTTCAGGATGGAAGTGTAGCATTAGAACAAACTCTGAATGCCTTTAATAAAATAGCAGATACTATCGAGAATATTAACCGGAATACTGTTGAAGTGGCGTCGGCTTCAGAAGAACAGGCTGCATCTGTTGAAGAAGTGACAGCCAGTATCCAGGAAGTATCAAATCTCATACAAAATACCTCACATGAGGCTGGGGATGCTGCTGCTGCAACAGAAGAGGCTAGTGCATCAATCGATGAAGTTGGACGTATTATCAATGGAGTTGTAGGTATCGTTGAGAATATCTCCGAGGAAATGACCAAGTTCAAGGTTGAATAA
- a CDS encoding M24 family metallopeptidase, with the protein MKVPLSELTDRINRFRARLDLSCPDWEIAAIVGKIPLYYFTGTIQDGILLILQGGDAVFWVRQSYDRALDESLFPDIRKMRSYRDIASGMGPFPSTIYLETGTMTLAQLNRLQKYLPFTEIRSLDDQVAAVRSVKSPYELALLKKAGNIHREVLEDCVPSMLREGINEASLTCDLFTLMVEKGHQGVIRFGMFSEMLLGQIGFGTNSIYPTCIDTPGGMYGLHPSTPFMGCRDRKLTAGDLVNIDIGCGIEGYQTDKTMTYMFGGPIPEDAISIHMRCVEIQDEIATRLVPGAIPSEIYHDVMSTLEPTFLDNFMGYGKRRVNFLGHGIGLWIDEFPVIAEGFDEPLQEGMVLAIEPKKGIPDVGLVGIENTFLVTANGGESITGTCKGLLEVW; encoded by the coding sequence ATGAAGGTCCCGCTATCCGAACTCACTGACCGGATAAACCGGTTCAGGGCACGATTGGACTTATCCTGTCCGGATTGGGAGATCGCGGCCATCGTTGGAAAAATTCCCTTGTATTATTTTACTGGGACAATACAGGATGGTATCCTGTTGATTCTCCAGGGAGGTGATGCTGTATTTTGGGTCCGACAAAGTTATGATCGTGCTCTTGATGAATCTCTCTTTCCTGATATCAGGAAAATGAGGAGTTACCGGGATATTGCATCCGGAATGGGTCCTTTCCCTTCTACAATCTATCTGGAGACTGGTACCATGACTCTTGCACAGCTTAACCGTCTTCAGAAGTATCTGCCATTTACTGAGATCAGATCACTCGATGATCAGGTTGCTGCAGTAAGATCTGTTAAGAGCCCGTATGAACTTGCTCTATTAAAAAAAGCTGGTAATATACATAGAGAGGTCCTTGAAGATTGCGTGCCTTCCATGCTCAGAGAAGGCATTAATGAGGCTTCCCTGACCTGTGACCTCTTTACACTAATGGTAGAAAAAGGGCATCAGGGGGTTATACGGTTTGGAATGTTTAGTGAGATGCTTTTAGGGCAGATCGGATTTGGCACTAACTCAATATATCCTACCTGTATCGACACTCCTGGAGGGATGTATGGACTACACCCATCAACACCCTTTATGGGTTGCCGGGATAGAAAACTGACTGCTGGAGATCTTGTCAATATAGACATTGGATGTGGTATTGAGGGTTATCAGACTGATAAAACCATGACCTATATGTTTGGTGGTCCAATTCCTGAAGATGCGATATCTATTCATATGAGATGTGTTGAAATACAGGATGAAATTGCTACACGTCTTGTTCCCGGTGCTATTCCTTCAGAGATATATCATGATGTAATGAGCACTCTTGAGCCAACATTTCTTGATAATTTTATGGGATATGGTAAACGCCGGGTTAATTTCCTCGGTCATGGTATAGGTTTGTGGATAGATGAATTTCCGGTTATTGCTGAAGGGTTTGATGAACCGCTTCAGGAAGGAATGGTTTTAGCCATTGAACCCAAAAAAGGAATACCTGATGTCGGCCTTGTAGGAATTGAGAATACATTCCTGGTTACAGCCAATGGTGGAGAATCTATTACCGGTACCTGTAAAGGTTTGCTTGAGGTGTGGTGA
- a CDS encoding methyl-accepting chemotaxis protein, with protein MQSTLREDPTLIEKIRELKYEFDSREQTCKRMDAVFGSSPQPIIITDDTYKILSVNPSFLEMSGMNPDEMIDKPLKEAIPAIYKNAISEELEQDTNNAFITIDFPNGKKVLDQYTIKVPCENERNNEIILIFKDITIRVSAQEEAEQIRKKLLHDYGERVKEQKLFYSTASLIQDDSRPADEILIDIVQLIPPGWQYPEITAAQISYDSAVYSTDNFIETPWVQKAPFKTKHGVEGAISVVYLQERPVEHEGPFLLEERNLINSLAEMLKTFLDRKENEQELAVRMHDLGERVKEQKLFYSTASLIQDDTKDIPEVLQKISELIPPGWQFPEITAAQITYEGIIARTHNFENSLWKQDAIFKTKSGREGVISVVYLSEQKHEYEGPFLLEERNLINSLAEMLKTFIDRKENEQLLAVRMHDLGERVKEQKLFYSTASLIQDDTKEIPEVLQKISELIPPGWQYPDITAAQIAYGGNFAKTQNYQDTLWKQEARFKTKSGGEGVISVVYLTEQKHEYEGPFLLEERNLINSLAEMLKTFIDRKENEHLLAVRMHDLGERVKEQKLFYSTASLIQDDTKDIPEVLQKISELIPPGWQYPEITAARITYGGNVAKTTTYIDTRWKQDAIFKTRTGKEGVISVVYLKECRDEYEGPFLLEERNLINSLAEMLKTFIDRKENEQELATRMHDLGERVKEQKLFYSTASLIQDDTKEVSEVLHKIAELIPPGWQYPEITAAQITYGHEQAKTYNFIDTRWRQEAKFRTKGGIEGVISVVYLKECPNEQEGPFLIEERNLINSLAEMLKTYLDRKEGEQELAELEHLNNSIVQQLPMPILLVDESQHILVTNDAYIKLTGFTREQLVGTNPCELKVLEHTGTGFRDLISTQRPTYGELTIQFPIGMRTLEQYGIPIFNRSGTLENYLIVYNDITTRKEKEHEVSSLLGDAKSKSDALAKSAEDLEDAMSKMAGGDLTRITSISSDDPLARIKEDYNTALAAINAVLSELEGSISSLSDTADKTINRTDSIRTIITSVFERVQGSTAGAREQMNQALHMSEEVKTLSYSVEEIGNTVENLMGQAELASRQGEEAKLLGGEAERKMSSVGEISAKSMDQITELNNQMLEINKIVRMISDISSQTNLLALNAAIEAARAGEHGRGFAVVAQEVKNLAGQSKVATGHIEELINSIQKSSGETVESIQLQYKEIQSGIESVSQTINALGSISKVVGEIAEEMANISHSTSEERELMEQVMSGITVLSKESSENLERMVEVSASVEEANISTSEIAGSSHDIADLASRLRVQADRFTLQQNR; from the coding sequence ATGCAAAGTACCTTGAGGGAAGACCCAACCCTCATAGAAAAAATAAGAGAACTAAAATATGAATTTGATTCAAGAGAACAGACCTGTAAACGAATGGATGCTGTCTTTGGTTCAAGTCCACAACCAATTATAATTACCGATGATACATACAAAATACTTTCAGTAAATCCTTCTTTTCTCGAAATGAGTGGAATGAACCCAGATGAGATGATTGATAAGCCACTTAAAGAAGCGATACCAGCCATCTATAAGAACGCAATATCAGAAGAATTAGAACAGGATACAAATAATGCTTTTATCACCATTGACTTTCCTAATGGAAAGAAAGTCCTGGATCAATATACAATAAAGGTTCCCTGTGAGAATGAACGGAATAATGAGATCATCCTTATTTTCAAAGATATAACTATCAGAGTATCAGCCCAGGAGGAAGCAGAACAGATAAGAAAGAAACTGCTTCACGATTATGGGGAGAGAGTAAAAGAGCAAAAACTCTTCTATTCTACTGCATCTCTTATTCAGGATGATTCAAGGCCAGCTGATGAAATTCTTATAGATATTGTACAACTTATACCGCCAGGGTGGCAATATCCGGAAATCACAGCTGCACAAATATCATACGATTCTGCTGTTTATTCAACAGACAATTTTATAGAAACTCCTTGGGTACAAAAAGCGCCTTTCAAAACAAAACATGGTGTTGAAGGTGCAATTTCTGTCGTATATCTTCAGGAACGCCCGGTTGAACACGAAGGACCATTCCTCCTTGAAGAAAGGAATCTTATTAATTCACTTGCAGAGATGCTCAAAACTTTTCTTGATAGAAAAGAGAATGAACAGGAACTGGCAGTCAGGATGCATGACCTTGGTGAAAGAGTAAAAGAGCAGAAACTCTTCTATTCTACTGCATCCCTAATTCAGGACGACACCAAAGATATTCCGGAAGTACTCCAGAAAATATCTGAACTCATTCCTCCAGGGTGGCAATTTCCGGAAATCACGGCAGCACAAATCACATACGAAGGAATTATCGCAAGAACACATAATTTTGAAAATTCACTCTGGAAACAGGACGCAATATTTAAAACAAAATCTGGTAGAGAAGGTGTAATATCAGTCGTATACCTGTCAGAGCAGAAACATGAGTATGAAGGACCATTTCTTCTGGAAGAGAGGAACCTCATTAACTCACTGGCTGAAATGCTCAAGACATTTATTGACCGTAAAGAGAATGAGCAACTTCTTGCTGTAAGGATGCATGACCTTGGGGAGAGAGTAAAAGAGCAGAAACTCTTCTATTCTACTGCATCTCTCATTCAGGATGATACCAAGGAGATCCCGGAAGTACTCCAGAAGATATCAGAACTTATTCCGCCTGGATGGCAGTATCCCGATATTACAGCGGCACAAATAGCCTATGGGGGCAATTTTGCCAAAACGCAAAATTATCAGGACACACTCTGGAAACAGGAAGCCAGGTTTAAAACAAAATCTGGTGGAGAAGGAGTCATATCTGTTGTATACTTGACAGAGCAGAAACATGAATATGAAGGACCATTCCTCCTTGAAGAGAGGAACCTCATAAATTCACTTGCTGAGATGCTCAAGACATTTATCGACCGTAAAGAGAATGAACACCTCCTTGCTGTAAGGATGCATGACCTTGGGGAGAGAGTAAAAGAACAGAAACTTTTCTACTCAACCGCGTCACTCATACAGGACGATACCAAAGATATTCCGGAAGTGCTCCAGAAAATATCAGAACTCATTCCACCAGGATGGCAATACCCGGAGATTACAGCAGCACGTATTACTTACGGTGGAAATGTCGCTAAGACGACAACATATATTGATACAAGATGGAAACAGGATGCTATCTTCAAAACCAGAACCGGAAAAGAAGGAGTCATATCTGTTGTATACCTTAAGGAGTGCCGGGATGAGTACGAAGGACCTTTCCTTCTGGAAGAACGTAATCTCATCAACTCACTTGCTGAGATGCTCAAAACATTTATTGATCGTAAAGAAAACGAGCAGGAACTTGCCACCAGGATGCATGACCTCGGAGAAAGGGTTAAAGAACAGAAACTTTTCTATTCAACTGCATCCCTTATTCAGGACGATACCAAGGAAGTATCAGAAGTACTTCACAAGATAGCAGAACTTATTCCACCCGGATGGCAGTACCCGGAGATTACGGCAGCACAAATAACTTATGGTCATGAACAAGCAAAGACCTACAATTTCATAGACACAAGATGGAGACAGGAAGCAAAATTCAGAACCAAAGGGGGTATTGAAGGGGTAATATCTGTCGTCTATCTAAAAGAATGCCCAAATGAACAGGAAGGACCATTCCTTATTGAAGAGAGAAACCTCATTAATTCTCTCGCTGAGATGCTCAAAACGTACCTCGACCGCAAGGAAGGAGAGCAGGAACTGGCAGAACTGGAGCATTTAAATAATTCAATTGTACAGCAACTTCCAATGCCGATTCTCCTGGTTGATGAATCACAACATATACTGGTCACCAATGATGCATACATCAAACTTACAGGTTTTACCCGAGAACAACTGGTTGGAACCAATCCCTGCGAACTAAAAGTATTAGAGCATACTGGAACCGGATTTCGTGATCTAATCTCTACCCAGCGGCCTACTTACGGCGAACTGACGATACAATTCCCGATTGGTATGAGGACTCTTGAGCAGTATGGTATCCCCATCTTTAACCGTTCAGGAACTTTGGAAAATTACCTGATTGTGTATAATGATATCACGACACGAAAGGAAAAAGAACATGAAGTCTCCTCCCTTCTCGGTGATGCCAAGAGTAAATCAGATGCACTCGCAAAGAGTGCAGAAGATCTTGAAGATGCAATGTCAAAGATGGCAGGGGGAGATCTAACCAGGATTACTTCAATATCTTCTGATGATCCCCTCGCGAGAATAAAAGAAGATTATAACACAGCACTTGCAGCTATTAATGCAGTATTATCTGAACTAGAGGGATCAATATCAAGTCTTTCTGATACTGCTGATAAAACCATAAACAGAACTGACTCTATTAGAACAATAATAACCAGCGTCTTTGAACGTGTTCAGGGATCCACGGCAGGAGCCAGAGAGCAGATGAATCAGGCTCTTCATATGTCAGAGGAGGTCAAAACCCTCTCATATTCTGTTGAGGAAATTGGAAATACCGTAGAAAATCTTATGGGTCAGGCAGAACTCGCATCAAGACAGGGAGAAGAAGCAAAACTTCTTGGCGGTGAGGCAGAAAGGAAGATGTCATCAGTAGGAGAGATCAGTGCAAAGAGCATGGATCAGATCACTGAACTGAACAACCAGATGCTTGAGATTAATAAAATAGTACGGATGATTTCTGATATCTCAAGCCAGACCAACCTCCTTGCTCTTAATGCAGCTATTGAAGCGGCGAGAGCAGGAGAGCACGGAAGGGGATTTGCTGTAGTTGCTCAGGAAGTCAAGAATCTTGCTGGTCAATCTAAAGTTGCCACCGGGCATATTGAAGAACTCATCAACTCAATCCAGAAGAGTTCTGGTGAGACTGTGGAATCCATACAACTCCAGTACAAAGAAATTCAGTCAGGGATAGAAAGTGTGAGCCAGACAATAAATGCTCTAGGAAGCATTTCTAAAGTGGTCGGGGAGATTGCAGAAGAAATGGCTAATATTTCTCATTCAACCAGTGAAGAGCGTGAACTTATGGAGCAGGTGATGAGTGGTATCACTGTGCTTAGTAAGGAGAGTTCTGAAAACCTGGAGCGAATGGTTGAGGTCTCTG
- a CDS encoding IPT/TIG domain-containing protein translates to MNLKFLIIGIMITSCIICTAASAAVQTNQSKTDNVGTVSGFSDVTVSSINPTTGKAGEQVSFNLTGSGFANGIRIYLEDQNAKSNKIMSAQLIDVVSPTLVTGVFNVPKSATPGNWLIITKKDSQVTNSNVNFTVTN, encoded by the coding sequence ATGAACTTGAAATTCCTGATTATTGGCATCATGATAACATCCTGCATTATATGTACTGCTGCTTCAGCTGCAGTACAGACAAACCAGTCTAAAACCGATAATGTAGGCACTGTTTCTGGTTTTTCAGATGTAACTGTTTCTTCTATTAATCCGACCACAGGAAAAGCTGGTGAGCAGGTCTCCTTCAATCTTACCGGGTCAGGATTTGCAAATGGAATCAGAATTTATCTAGAGGATCAGAATGCAAAATCAAACAAAATAATGAGTGCCCAACTCATAGATGTTGTTTCTCCAACTCTGGTTACAGGTGTCTTTAATGTACCCAAAAGTGCAACCCCCGGAAATTGGCTAATTATTACGAAAAAGGATAGCCAGGTAACCAATTCGAATGTAAATTTCACAGTTACAAATTAA
- a CDS encoding serine hydrolase domain-containing protein, whose amino-acid sequence MNIKVSTAILCILFLITHTSGLSSPQEWKTSSAGNFSSLSKEEVDSFISPLITYNLSKGIVVVLADQNGYVWYSYGAPDPKTGKPIDNTTLFEIGSISKTLTGILMADSDLKGTFNLSAPVNSWLSDDHLLPGDGDIEITGIDLVTHQSGLPRSPEKFSEVNPADSDADQIEESMQHFQTMSADDTYQEISNSTLMAPPGYQYLYSNLGGAIAGDIVSKSQNKAYSDLLADTITIPLGMTSTGSSWSSDDLSRRVTGYRGYAYPTDEAHLIRFNEFWTATGGIHSDADDMALFLGAELGLFDSSLSKAILKTHTPLSIASDGPPLLEQGIFLDILHNRDGTIIMKKPGETNSHQAEIAWNPSLGSGVAILSDTAHIGGIHVEDTAIALLEKMQVKQMNKR is encoded by the coding sequence ATGAATATTAAGGTAAGCACTGCAATTCTTTGTATCCTGTTTCTTATTACACACACAAGCGGACTGTCTTCTCCACAAGAATGGAAGACATCATCTGCCGGGAATTTTTCTTCTCTTTCCAAAGAGGAAGTAGATTCTTTTATCTCTCCTCTCATTACTTACAACCTGAGTAAAGGGATTGTTGTTGTACTTGCAGATCAAAATGGATATGTCTGGTACTCTTATGGTGCACCAGATCCAAAAACTGGAAAACCAATAGATAATACAACACTTTTTGAAATCGGATCTATCTCCAAGACACTGACCGGAATTCTCATGGCAGATTCAGATTTGAAAGGAACCTTCAATCTATCTGCACCTGTGAATTCCTGGCTTTCAGATGATCATCTTCTTCCAGGTGATGGAGATATTGAAATCACAGGAATTGATCTTGTAACACACCAGTCAGGCCTTCCCCGTTCACCGGAAAAATTTTCTGAAGTAAACCCGGCAGATTCAGATGCCGATCAGATTGAAGAATCTATGCAGCATTTTCAGACAATGAGTGCTGATGATACGTATCAGGAGATTTCTAATAGTACACTCATGGCTCCTCCCGGATACCAGTATCTCTATTCCAACCTTGGAGGTGCAATAGCCGGAGATATTGTATCTAAATCTCAGAATAAGGCGTATTCAGATCTTCTTGCTGATACGATAACCATACCTCTTGGAATGACCAGTACAGGATCGTCATGGTCATCTGATGATTTAAGCAGAAGAGTAACAGGTTACCGGGGATATGCTTACCCCACTGATGAGGCTCATCTCATAAGATTTAATGAATTCTGGACAGCTACCGGGGGTATTCACTCTGATGCTGATGATATGGCACTATTTCTTGGAGCTGAACTTGGTTTGTTTGACTCTTCACTTTCCAAGGCCATCCTTAAAACTCATACTCCACTATCAATAGCTTCAGATGGACCTCCACTATTAGAACAAGGAATTTTTTTGGATATCCTCCATAATCGTGATGGAACTATTATAATGAAGAAACCTGGAGAGACGAATTCTCATCAGGCTGAAATTGCCTGGAATCCATCCCTCGGTTCTGGAGTTGCGATCCTTTCTGATACTGCACATATTGGTGGCATTCATGTGGAAGATACTGCTATTGCTCTCCTTGAAAAGATGCAGGTTAAACAGATGAATAAAAGATGA
- a CDS encoding tetratricopeptide repeat protein, translated as MGFLFNRSNITHINNPDDDFEDFNSLYEIKALDDLDPAEEEAKEIFSKSLESSSKSTPEVQEPDDVPIDDVHTDRISESEEPTNESAVSVGIPVIHSGVDPVIEDPMDNSKKPGVQGVFLATKSSDKLVKPQEKKGIVWNNKGVTLSRLGKYDEAIKAYDQALQIDPEYTSAWNNKGVVLSKLGKYPEALEAFDRALRIRSGIIT; from the coding sequence ATGGGATTTCTATTCAATCGATCAAACATCACTCACATCAATAATCCAGATGATGATTTTGAGGATTTTAATTCATTGTATGAGATTAAAGCATTAGATGATCTGGATCCAGCAGAAGAAGAAGCTAAAGAGATTTTTAGTAAATCATTAGAATCTTCTTCTAAATCAACTCCTGAAGTTCAGGAACCAGACGATGTTCCTATTGATGATGTTCATACTGACAGGATCTCTGAAAGTGAGGAGCCAACAAACGAATCTGCTGTCAGTGTTGGTATTCCAGTCATACATTCAGGAGTAGATCCTGTCATTGAAGATCCTATGGACAACTCTAAAAAACCAGGAGTCCAAGGGGTTTTTTTAGCTACAAAGTCATCAGATAAATTAGTAAAACCGCAGGAAAAAAAGGGTATTGTGTGGAATAACAAAGGAGTGACTCTGAGTCGTCTGGGAAAGTATGATGAAGCCATTAAAGCATATGATCAAGCCCTCCAGATTGATCCTGAGTACACAAGTGCATGGAACAACAAAGGTGTTGTATTAAGCAAGTTGGGAAAATACCCTGAAGCACTTGAAGCTTTTGACCGTGCATTACGAATTCGTTCTGGAATCATAACCTGA